The Chrysiogenia bacterium region CGAGGGATCCCTCTCGCGCTCGACCGAGACGAAGAAGCTGTCCATGTCCACGTGGGCGATCAGCGACATGAGAGAGGCCCTCAGCCAGCCAGAAGGGAAATGGCCACAGATGGCCACGGATGAACACGGTTTACAGAGAGAGGTTGAACAGGATGCACAGGATGTTCAGGATACTTCTCGGGATCGCAGCGCTTACTCCGACCGATCCTGTAGATCCTGTTCATCCTGTTTAGACTCTTCGTTCTCTATCCGTGTTCATCTGCGGCCATCTGTGGTTTCAAATGCCGGAAATCTCAGTTCACGTTGTAGCGGCGGATCACGCCGGCGACGATGCCGCGGATCTGCACCTGGTCGCCGCGCACCCGGATGGGTTTGTATTTCTCGTTGGCCGGCTCGAGGCTGATCCAGCCGCCGGGTTCGGGGCGGTAGCGCTTGACCGTGGCGGACTCGCCGTCAACGAGCGCGACCACCGTCTGGCCCGGCCGCGCGCTCTCGCGCGAGGCCACCACCAGGATGTCGCCGTCGCAGATGGCGTCCTCGATCATGGAATCGCCCTGCACTTCGAGGGCGTAGTGCTTGCCCCGGCCGATCATCTCCTGGGGAACGCTCACGCTCTCGGGATTCTCCAGCGCGTCAATCGGCGTGCCGGCAGCCACCTTGCCCAGCAGTTCCAGCTCCACCACGTTCGAGCCGCCGGTCACCGCCTTGGCCCGCTTGGTGATGTGACTCTTCGCCCCGCGCGTCAGCGAAACCGAGCGCGAGCCGTTCCACTGCTTTTCCAGGTATCCC contains the following coding sequences:
- the lexA gene encoding transcriptional repressor LexA, with amino-acid sequence FDTVYGMKTLSKRQKEVLDYIHAYTLEHDYPPSYREIGEHFGLSSAATVAQHVNALQTKGYLEKQWNGSRSVSLTRGAKSHITKRAKAVTGGSNVVELELLGKVAAGTPIDALENPESVSVPQEMIGRGKHYALEVQGDSMIEDAICDGDILVVASRESARPGQTVVALVDGESATVKRYRPEPGGWISLEPANEKYKPIRVRGDQVQIRGIVAGVIRRYNVN